Proteins from one Oncorhynchus tshawytscha isolate Ot180627B linkage group LG16, Otsh_v2.0, whole genome shotgun sequence genomic window:
- the LOC112226495 gene encoding uncharacterized protein LOC112226495, with protein MRTTTQPNPLALSARSAISTVTTTKQWSDNPEVTQVVPHQSQVSGHSPGPSSGPPSGSYEQGGGGGGGVYSDILMDYVWGKQQQQQRQVQQVQQVHGTSPRAPARLWGPASLLQPPDAPGKLGEPRRVKVTRTKSCGPFIPLQHHQNEVLHFSSYTSSSSDPPLPPTSSSSSTGTSTAALYPHQGSGVESQKHQHGSGSGPGLNLNHNHQLGPPQYSDSVTPDDPIRSLHKALALEGLRDWYLRNSLGGVAVGGKVQGQDNRGSPRRRTTNSLHGSHPQHLPHQPQIYQGDRDRDYPPCHLPQSQTFHGHPLHGRSLYQEAFPSQMQELTLKEPSTDRGDLPTPGTLV; from the exons GTCAGCTATATCCACAGTGACTACTACCAAGCAGTGGTCAGACAATCCAGAGGTGACCCAGGTGGTTCCTCATCAGTCTCAGGTCAGCGGCCACTCCCCTGGCCCCTCCTCTGGCCCCCCGTCAGGGTCCTatgagcagggaggaggagggggaggcggAGTTTACAGTGATATCCTGATGGACTATGTATGggggaagcagcagcagcagcagagacaggtcCAACAGGTCCAACAGGTCCATG GGACATCTCCCAGGGCCCCAGCACGTCTCTGGGGGCCCGCCAGCCTACTCCAGCCCCCTGATGCTCCGGGGAAACTTGGAGAGCCACGCCGGGTCAAGGTAACCCGTACCAAGTCATGTGGTCCATTCATCCCTCTCCAGCACCACCAGAATGAGGTACTCCACTTCTCCTcttacacctcctcctcttctgaccctcctcttcctcccacctcctcctcctcctcgaccgGGACCTCCACAGCTGCCCTGTACCCCCACCAGGGGTCTGGGGTTGAGTCCCAAAAGCACCAGCATGGGTCTGGATCAGGACCCGGTCTCAATCTGAACCACAACCACCAGCTCGGACCACCCCAGTACTCTGACTCCGTCACCCCAGACGACCCCATCCGCAGCCTGCACAAGGCCCTGGCTCTGGAGGGCCTGAGGGACTGGTACCTGAGGAACAGCCTGGGTGGAGTGGCGGTGGGGGGGAAGGTACAGGGGCAGGACAACAGGGGGTCCCCCAGGAGGCGTACCACGAACTCCCTGCACGGGTCACACCCTCAGCATCTCCCACACCAGCCCCAGATCTACcagggagaccgagacagagactaCCCTCCCTGCCACCTGCCACAGTCACAGACCTTCCACGGGCATCCACTACATGGCAG gtCTCTGTATCAGGAGGCCTTCCCATCCCAGATGCAGGAGCTGACCCTGAAAGAACCCAGCACTGACAGAGGTGATctgcctaccccgggtacactggtctaa